In Deinococcus sp. QL22, the following are encoded in one genomic region:
- a CDS encoding DegV family protein: MTGQVQVKQAQFAVVTDGGLDAYVELKNSVPIAPFSVNFGSVSRRTHEISREALLRELATNPEHPTSSQPTPQDWADAYRTAGTPEVLAVTISAGLSGSRNAAEQATQVTDGVKVTLHDSRTLSAAQAFQVHAAVTAAERGESMSTALEWMKAVEQETELYFTIETLEYLRRGGRIGRVQATLGGLLNLKPVITVDKASGTYTNLARVRSYRSAIEAIATQITARYGEGTPLRLGLLYGSEKADADALLKAVQARHPVVWSGVAGVNPVLNIHTGPRTVGIAAAPGAWPWER, from the coding sequence ATGACCGGCCAAGTACAAGTGAAGCAGGCACAATTTGCAGTCGTGACCGATGGTGGGCTGGACGCCTACGTAGAACTGAAGAACAGCGTGCCAATCGCACCATTTAGCGTGAATTTCGGCAGCGTCAGTAGGCGCACGCACGAAATAAGCCGGGAAGCCCTGCTCCGAGAGTTGGCGACCAACCCGGAACATCCGACCAGCAGCCAGCCCACACCGCAGGATTGGGCCGACGCTTACCGGACGGCAGGCACGCCAGAAGTGTTGGCCGTGACCATCAGCGCAGGCCTCAGCGGCAGCCGGAATGCGGCGGAGCAGGCCACGCAAGTCACCGACGGCGTGAAGGTCACGCTGCACGATTCGCGCACGCTCAGCGCGGCACAGGCCTTTCAGGTACATGCTGCCGTGACCGCTGCCGAACGCGGCGAGAGCATGAGCACCGCGCTGGAATGGATGAAAGCCGTAGAACAGGAAACCGAACTGTACTTCACGATCGAGACTTTGGAATACCTGCGGCGCGGCGGGCGAATCGGGCGCGTGCAGGCCACGTTGGGCGGGCTGCTGAACCTGAAGCCAGTCATTACGGTGGACAAGGCCAGCGGCACGTATACCAACCTGGCCCGCGTGCGCTCTTACCGCTCGGCCATAGAAGCGATTGCCACGCAAATTACGGCGCGGTACGGCGAGGGAACGCCCCTGCGTTTGGGCCTGCTGTACGGCAGCGAAAAGGCCGACGCCGACGCCTTGTTGAAGGCAGTTCAGGCCCGGCATCCGGTGGTGTGGTCGGGCGTGGCAGGTGTGAATCCGGTGCTGAACATTCATACCGGGCCCAGGACGGTAGGCATCGCAGCAGCCCCCGGCGCGTGGCCTTGGGAGCGATAA
- a CDS encoding YbjN domain-containing protein: MTMETALLTLDTLAKYLKEKEVQLDMEENNGQRFIRMGWRFEMGDAAVLVSVNDGPNNTSRLEVTCVTQKQYPGRRAEIVTMLNDRNRERAFARSIDADGNVWLEYVGFYPTLAEMPQETFDTLFGGVLMHFQDDYATLEGYVPDANGPQLQMPQA, encoded by the coding sequence ATGACGATGGAAACGGCACTACTCACGCTGGACACGCTCGCAAAATACCTGAAGGAAAAAGAAGTTCAGCTGGATATGGAAGAGAACAACGGCCAGCGCTTCATTCGCATGGGCTGGCGCTTCGAGATGGGCGACGCCGCCGTATTGGTCAGCGTCAACGACGGCCCCAATAACACCAGCCGTTTGGAAGTCACCTGCGTGACCCAGAAGCAGTACCCCGGACGCCGCGCCGAGATCGTGACGATGCTGAACGACCGCAATCGCGAACGCGCCTTTGCCCGCAGCATCGACGCCGACGGCAACGTGTGGCTGGAGTACGTCGGCTTTTACCCCACGCTGGCCGAAATGCCTCAGGAAACCTTCGACACGCTGTTCGGCGGCGTGCTGATGCACTTTCAGGACGACTACGCGACGTTGGAAGGCTACGTGCCCGACGCCAACGGCCCGCAGTTGCAGATGCCTCAGGCATAA
- a CDS encoding RNA methyltransferase, with protein sequence MTAPDVITSLQNALVKRLVRLRTRRERELDSVIVIEGARETTRALASGVHPSLTVTCPPLYSPEALAVAHTLPGERVELSRTAFEKVSGRENPDGLLMLAPTPVPRLPDPPEQATVIVLHGLEKPGNVGAILRSADAAGAHAVLVLGRGADPYGPNVIRASQGSVFRVPTAVLTEEGAWAWLLQHGFTTVACTPDAPQAYWDASLTGRVALLLGTEHEGLPEEWRISRSSSSLSVGIPMHAAPGGADSLNVSTAAALVLFECVRQRRSLRNQSQFSQSQPTQPPTEVSP encoded by the coding sequence ATGACCGCGCCGGACGTAATTACTTCTCTTCAAAATGCCCTCGTCAAGCGGCTGGTTCGCCTGCGTACCCGCAGGGAGCGCGAGCTGGACAGCGTAATCGTGATTGAGGGAGCCAGAGAAACCACACGGGCGCTGGCTTCCGGCGTGCACCCCAGCCTGACCGTGACCTGTCCGCCGCTGTATAGCCCTGAAGCGTTGGCTGTCGCTCACACGCTGCCCGGCGAGCGCGTAGAACTGTCGCGCACCGCCTTCGAAAAGGTCAGTGGCCGTGAAAACCCAGACGGCCTGCTGATGCTTGCGCCTACGCCTGTGCCCAGGCTGCCTGACCCACCCGAACAGGCAACAGTGATCGTGCTGCACGGCCTGGAAAAACCCGGCAACGTGGGCGCGATTCTGCGCAGCGCCGACGCCGCGGGCGCACACGCGGTGCTGGTGCTGGGGCGCGGCGCAGATCCCTACGGCCCCAACGTAATCCGGGCCTCTCAGGGCAGCGTGTTCCGTGTGCCCACCGCCGTCCTGACCGAAGAAGGAGCGTGGGCGTGGCTGCTTCAGCACGGCTTTACCACTGTAGCCTGCACGCCCGACGCGCCCCAGGCTTACTGGGACGCTTCCCTGACTGGCCGCGTGGCCCTGCTGCTGGGCACCGAACATGAGGGCCTGCCCGAAGAATGGCGCATTTCCCGCAGTTCCTCCAGCCTCAGTGTCGGCATTCCCATGCACGCCGCACCCGGCGGGGCCGATAGCCTGAACGTGTCGACCGCCGCTGCACTGGTGCTGTTCGAATGCGTGCGCCAACGCCGCAGTCTTCGTAACCAGTCCCAATTCTCCCAATCCCAGCCCACTCAGCCCCCAACCGAGGTATCACCATGA
- a CDS encoding YchJ family protein produces MPLAYPPFKSCPCGSGRSYGACCGPAHDGSRPPATPEALMRARYTAYALGNVPFVLHTWHASTRPSHLDLNDGTRYMGLRVHTAADETVEFTASLKLPGGERYSLRERSRFEQVGGAWVYVDGKEVEG; encoded by the coding sequence ATGCCGCTCGCCTATCCGCCGTTCAAGTCTTGCCCGTGTGGGTCGGGCCGCAGCTACGGCGCGTGCTGCGGGCCTGCCCACGACGGCTCCCGGCCCCCCGCCACGCCCGAAGCCCTGATGAGAGCGCGGTATACGGCCTACGCTCTGGGAAATGTGCCGTTTGTGCTGCACACCTGGCACGCCAGCACCCGCCCCAGTCACCTCGATCTGAACGACGGCACGCGCTACATGGGTCTGCGCGTGCATACGGCGGCGGATGAGACGGTGGAGTTCACAGCTTCTCTAAAATTGCCGGGCGGCGAACGCTACAGCCTGCGCGAACGCAGCCGCTTCGAGCAGGTGGGCGGGGCCTGGGTGTACGTGGACGGGAAGGAAGTGGAGGGGTAA
- a CDS encoding sugar ABC transporter substrate-binding protein has protein sequence MTSTYKKALLTAALIAASSAGAQKTQLEFWTISLAPLFNDEMNRLVAQFEKENPTVDLKWVDVPSNAIEQKLLAAVASGRPPAAVNLSSDMAVKLVQQGALEAMTLTDAQKKSYFPSPLSTFTFEGKNIGVPWYWAPKVVAYNTDIFRKAGLDPANPPRTIQTLIAAAKQIKDKTGMYGFMPNINNINMLFMFQEAGLPIFDKSGGKAVFNSPEHVKLLQTYVDLYKGGYIPEDTMRRGFVAATELYSSGKLAMLITGPQFILRVENDNKAIYNLTKVAPYPINIAGNVIHTPLMGFTLPKGVKDKALAQKLALFLTNDVNQLQFSKVTKTTFPSTVKASTDKFFKQGGTNAIDQGKLISSTELKKAKDLTLVYPDASKLNKVFKDNVEAAMAGQKSAKQALDDIVKAWNASL, from the coding sequence ATGACCTCAACGTACAAAAAAGCACTGCTGACCGCCGCTCTCATCGCCGCCTCTAGCGCAGGTGCCCAAAAAACCCAACTGGAATTTTGGACGATCAGCCTCGCGCCGCTGTTCAACGACGAAATGAACCGCCTGGTGGCCCAGTTTGAGAAGGAAAACCCCACCGTAGACCTGAAATGGGTGGACGTGCCCAGCAATGCCATCGAGCAAAAGCTGCTGGCTGCCGTGGCTTCGGGCCGCCCGCCTGCCGCCGTGAACCTGAGCAGTGATATGGCTGTAAAACTGGTGCAGCAAGGTGCACTGGAAGCCATGACGCTCACCGACGCACAGAAAAAGAGCTACTTCCCCAGCCCGCTCAGCACCTTTACATTTGAGGGCAAAAACATAGGCGTGCCGTGGTACTGGGCACCCAAAGTCGTGGCCTATAACACCGATATCTTCCGCAAGGCAGGCCTAGACCCAGCCAATCCGCCCCGCACCATTCAAACGCTGATTGCCGCCGCCAAGCAGATTAAAGACAAGACGGGCATGTACGGCTTCATGCCCAACATCAACAACATCAATATGCTGTTCATGTTTCAGGAAGCGGGCCTGCCCATCTTTGACAAGAGCGGAGGCAAGGCTGTGTTCAACAGCCCGGAGCATGTAAAGTTGCTGCAAACCTATGTTGATTTGTACAAAGGTGGCTACATTCCAGAAGACACCATGCGCCGGGGCTTCGTGGCTGCCACTGAACTCTATTCCAGCGGAAAACTGGCGATGTTAATTACGGGGCCACAGTTTATCCTGCGGGTAGAGAACGACAACAAGGCCATCTACAACCTGACCAAAGTTGCGCCCTATCCCATCAATATTGCCGGAAATGTCATTCATACGCCTCTGATGGGCTTTACCCTACCCAAAGGCGTGAAGGACAAAGCGCTCGCGCAAAAGCTGGCACTGTTTCTGACCAACGATGTAAACCAGTTGCAGTTTAGCAAGGTGACGAAAACCACCTTCCCCAGCACCGTGAAGGCCAGCACCGACAAATTCTTTAAACAGGGCGGCACAAATGCCATTGATCAGGGCAAATTGATCAGTAGCACCGAGTTGAAGAAGGCCAAAGATTTGACGTTGGTGTACCCGGATGCCAGCAAACTGAACAAGGTGTTTAAGGACAATGTGGAAGCAGCTATGGCCGGTCAGAAGAGTGCAAAACAGGCGCTCGATGACATTGTAAAGGCGTGGAACGCGAGCCTATAA
- a CDS encoding NAD(P)-dependent oxidoreductase: MTLTTAFLGLGAMGTPMAAHLTWHAQATGGRSLVWNRTAARAEAHAQAYGSELATPDMLAEADVLFSCLPTSADLDEVLAALPTLKRGAVWVDCTSGHPDAAPRQAAALAGRGVAFLDAPVSGGTGGAESGQLTVMVGGAEADLERVRPLLDTLAGRVMRVGDTGAGFAVKAINNALLAVTLWATGEGLAVLGRSGVNLGAALEVINASSGRSNASQNLIPARVLTREFPATFGLGLLAKDAGIALDMVNSTHSSAPMLAQTAALMRAAANLIGGDVDHTAALRLIEQMNKVVIE, translated from the coding sequence ATGACCCTCACGACTGCATTCCTGGGCCTCGGCGCGATGGGCACGCCGATGGCCGCTCACCTGACGTGGCACGCACAGGCCACAGGCGGACGCTCGTTGGTGTGGAACCGCACGGCGGCGCGGGCCGAGGCGCACGCCCAAGCCTACGGCAGCGAACTTGCCACACCCGACATGCTGGCCGAAGCCGACGTGCTGTTTTCCTGCCTGCCCACCAGTGCCGACCTCGATGAAGTGCTGGCCGCCCTGCCCACCCTGAAACGCGGCGCGGTGTGGGTGGACTGCACCAGCGGACACCCGGACGCGGCCCCCCGTCAGGCGGCGGCATTGGCGGGGCGCGGCGTGGCTTTCCTAGATGCTCCGGTCAGTGGCGGTACGGGCGGCGCAGAGTCGGGCCAACTGACGGTGATGGTGGGCGGCGCGGAAGCTGATCTGGAACGGGTGCGGCCCCTGCTGGACACCTTGGCGGGGCGGGTGATGCGGGTGGGCGATACGGGCGCGGGCTTCGCAGTGAAGGCCATCAACAATGCGCTGCTGGCCGTGACGCTGTGGGCCACCGGGGAAGGGTTGGCCGTGCTGGGGCGCAGCGGCGTCAATCTGGGCGCGGCGCTGGAGGTCATCAATGCCAGCAGTGGGCGCAGCAATGCCAGCCAGAACCTGATTCCGGCGCGGGTGTTGACACGGGAATTTCCGGCCACGTTTGGGTTAGGACTCTTGGCCAAAGACGCAGGCATCGCGCTGGATATGGTGAACAGCACGCACAGCAGCGCCCCCATGCTGGCACAGACGGCGGCCCTGATGCGGGCAGCGGCCAACTTAATCGGCGGCGATGTGGATCACACGGCGGCCCTTCGACTTATAGAGCAGATGAATAAGGTGGTGATCGAATAA
- a CDS encoding GNAT family N-acetyltransferase, with translation MTPPTAAELHALWAAAWPELVPHPRGFADRLGDPAHLLHRRDPDGTLLAALALRPPEAYVHAHIRLLLVRPEFRRQGLGRSLMQEAREHLGPVVLALGEERGHFLPGPTAPSVPFFEALGFTLTGRESVDMACDLRPSLPSTVIPAGMRLTTTAEQGILPTLLAFTESVFGPRWTHDAGAVAAHDPSQVLVLMKGAQVAGFALTGLETDPAVLPSFFFPDALRRAVGVTELVGGLGPIGIDPELRGGGVGSALMVAAMTHLQTRGAQAMAIDWTGVAPFYEKLGFREFVRYFHMRG, from the coding sequence ATGACTCCACCGACCGCCGCCGAACTGCACGCGCTCTGGGCCGCCGCCTGGCCCGAACTCGTGCCCCATCCACGCGGCTTTGCCGACCGACTCGGCGACCCGGCCCACTTGCTGCACCGCCGCGACCCAGACGGAACCTTGCTGGCCGCCCTGGCCCTGCGCCCGCCCGAAGCCTACGTTCACGCGCATATTCGCCTCTTGCTGGTTCGTCCGGAGTTCAGGCGGCAAGGGCTGGGGCGCTCGCTGATGCAGGAAGCCCGCGAACACCTCGGCCCTGTCGTGCTGGCACTGGGCGAGGAACGCGGCCACTTTCTGCCCGGCCCCACGGCCCCAAGCGTTCCCTTTTTTGAGGCTCTCGGCTTTACCCTGACTGGCCGCGAGAGTGTCGATATGGCCTGTGACTTGCGGCCCAGCCTGCCGAGCACCGTGATTCCCGCCGGAATGCGCCTGACCACCACCGCCGAACAGGGCATTTTGCCCACGCTGCTGGCCTTTACCGAGTCAGTCTTTGGCCCCCGCTGGACACATGATGCCGGAGCCGTTGCCGCCCACGACCCCTCGCAAGTCCTCGTTTTGATGAAAGGCGCACAGGTGGCCGGGTTTGCGCTGACTGGTTTGGAAACCGACCCCGCCGTCCTGCCGTCCTTCTTCTTCCCGGATGCCCTGCGCCGCGCTGTGGGAGTGACCGAGCTGGTGGGCGGCCTCGGCCCCATCGGGATAGACCCAGAATTGCGCGGCGGCGGCGTAGGAAGCGCCCTGATGGTGGCCGCCATGACCCACCTTCAGACTCGGGGCGCACAGGCCATGGCGATAGACTGGACAGGCGTGGCTCCCTTCTATGAAAAGCTGGGATTCAGGGAATTCGTGCGGTATTTCCACATGCGGGGCTGA
- the pepF gene encoding oligoendopeptidase F has product MTTIQPVVSLPKRHEVPRDQTWDIEAMYATPDAWEADAAALPDDIDALGAYAGTLGQSADALLTYLKAESELELRLTRFFSYASMNASVDGRDAEAAARRDRASGIAARYGSVTAFARPELLALDESELEGWIAQSELQPFRIRLERILRQKPHVRSAEVEELLGAVQAPFASERGIHPALVNMDLRFGTAGGTPVTQGNVDRLTTDPDREVRRQAWEGYADAHLAVQHAQAAAYSTNVRQNVFLARARRYPDAITATLAPDQIPTAVVTTLLDTYRAHTPTWHRYWKVRREWLNLPELREYDVKASLVPPVPVDYAQAVEWLAEGMAPLGPDYVTEMRAGLTTERWVDYAENDGKRQGAYSSGGGRVKPYIFMTWNGTLASYSTLAHEIGHSMHSLLSAREHPFSVPRYTLFHAEVASNFNQAMVRQHLLKRARAAGDKNLEVALIEEALGNFHRYFFIMPTLAAFELEAYRRVEGGGSLSAPDLNTLTADLLAEGYGEGVTMNRDRSGILWAQFSTHLYANFYAYQYATGISAAHQLLTQFDADPDIARERYLTFLKSGGSLDPIDALKAAGVDMLSPEPVQATFRTLAGYVDRLEELLRERKASANKV; this is encoded by the coding sequence ATGACCACAATTCAACCCGTTGTGAGCCTCCCCAAGCGCCATGAAGTGCCCCGCGACCAGACGTGGGACATAGAAGCCATGTACGCGACGCCTGATGCGTGGGAAGCCGACGCCGCCGCGCTGCCCGACGATATTGACGCGCTGGGAGCCTACGCGGGCACGCTGGGCCAGAGTGCAGATGCATTGCTGACGTACCTGAAGGCCGAATCGGAACTGGAACTGCGCCTGACACGCTTCTTTTCCTATGCCAGCATGAACGCCAGCGTTGATGGCCGTGATGCCGAAGCCGCCGCCCGCCGTGACCGGGCCAGTGGAATCGCCGCCCGTTACGGCAGCGTCACGGCTTTTGCCCGCCCCGAACTGCTGGCGCTGGATGAATCCGAGTTGGAAGGCTGGATCGCGCAGTCCGAACTGCAACCCTTCCGCATCCGTCTGGAGCGGATTTTGCGCCAGAAACCCCATGTCCGTAGCGCTGAAGTCGAGGAACTGCTGGGCGCGGTGCAGGCTCCTTTCGCCTCGGAACGCGGCATTCACCCCGCGCTGGTGAACATGGATTTGCGCTTTGGCACGGCAGGTGGCACGCCCGTGACGCAGGGCAACGTAGACCGCCTGACCACCGACCCTGACCGCGAGGTGCGCCGCCAGGCGTGGGAAGGCTACGCCGACGCACACCTGGCCGTGCAGCATGCTCAGGCTGCGGCTTACTCCACCAATGTGCGCCAGAACGTGTTTCTGGCCCGCGCCCGCCGCTACCCCGACGCGATCACCGCCACCCTCGCGCCCGACCAGATTCCTACAGCGGTGGTCACGACCCTGCTGGACACCTACCGTGCCCACACCCCGACCTGGCACCGCTACTGGAAGGTGCGCCGCGAGTGGCTGAATCTGCCCGAACTCCGCGAATACGACGTGAAAGCCTCGCTGGTGCCGCCCGTGCCCGTGGACTACGCGCAGGCCGTGGAGTGGCTGGCCGAAGGGATGGCCCCGCTTGGCCCCGACTACGTGACCGAGATGCGGGCGGGCCTGACCACCGAGCGTTGGGTGGACTACGCCGAGAACGACGGCAAACGTCAGGGTGCGTATTCCAGCGGCGGCGGGCGCGTCAAGCCGTACATCTTCATGACCTGGAACGGCACGCTCGCCAGCTATTCCACGCTGGCCCACGAAATCGGCCACTCGATGCACTCGCTCCTCTCGGCCCGCGAGCATCCCTTCAGCGTGCCGCGCTACACGTTGTTTCATGCCGAGGTGGCCAGCAATTTCAATCAGGCGATGGTGCGCCAGCATTTGCTGAAGCGGGCGCGTGCGGCGGGCGATAAGAATTTGGAAGTCGCGCTGATCGAAGAAGCGCTGGGCAACTTTCACCGCTACTTTTTCATCATGCCTACGCTGGCCGCCTTTGAATTGGAAGCCTACCGCCGCGTAGAAGGAGGGGGCAGCCTCAGCGCCCCCGACCTGAATACCCTCACTGCTGACCTGCTGGCCGAGGGATACGGCGAGGGCGTGACCATGAACCGTGACCGAAGCGGCATCCTGTGGGCGCAGTTTTCCACCCACCTGTACGCCAACTTTTACGCTTACCAGTACGCTACAGGCATCAGCGCGGCCCACCAACTTCTGACCCAGTTCGACGCCGACCCGGACATCGCCCGCGAGCGTTACCTGACATTCCTGAAGTCGGGCGGCAGCCTCGATCCCATTGACGCCCTAAAAGCAGCGGGCGTGGACATGCTCTCGCCCGAGCCGGTGCAGGCCACCTTCCGCACGCTGGCCGGATACGTGGACAGGTTGGAGGAATTGTTGCGCGAGCGGAAAGCTTCAGCAAATAAAGTGTGA
- a CDS encoding glycoside hydrolase family 3 protein gives MTTQSKSRPLHGALAMVDIPGPVLDADTTAHLTRHGVQSVCLFGKNIESPEQLLRLCTDLRGVLGEDALIALDHEGGAILRPTFWPFAPSAMGLGAAGDPALTEDVNAALARQLRSVGINWNFAPVLDVNVNPANPVIGERAYGADAALVTRHGRAALVGHASGGVAACVKHFPGHGDTHLDSHKALPRVSKSRAELDATEFAPFRDLLPVTPAVMTAHIVYDALDAVHPATLSRSILTDLLRAEWGYDGITLTDSMGMQAIDSHYGRGEAAVLALRAGADLVMALGRREAQEATLNAMQAALPTLNPTELDASLRRLQALAAAYPSAPTDFDPVADAPLFAEAWARGLSAYQTPVAPLPGSRVLLVAQRRVVRENVSEASVDASTLARELGTVYSVQLHAYDAPEELDWAAIRALGLPVILATTTRHRQPALLGVEPDLHLALYNPYAVLDVNSPAVVAFGFRPEARTALLGWLGGQRSLTGHLPFAGAPK, from the coding sequence GTGACCACACAATCCAAATCCCGCCCGCTGCACGGCGCATTGGCGATGGTAGACATCCCCGGCCCCGTTCTAGACGCAGACACCACCGCCCACCTGACCCGGCACGGCGTCCAGAGCGTGTGCTTGTTCGGCAAAAACATAGAGTCGCCGGAGCAACTGCTGCGCCTGTGTACCGACCTGCGCGGCGTGCTGGGCGAGGACGCCCTGATTGCCCTGGACCATGAAGGCGGCGCGATTTTGCGGCCCACCTTTTGGCCGTTCGCACCCTCGGCCATGGGTTTGGGCGCAGCGGGCGATCCGGCCCTCACCGAAGACGTGAACGCGGCGTTGGCCCGCCAACTGCGTTCAGTGGGCATCAACTGGAACTTTGCGCCCGTGCTGGACGTAAACGTGAACCCCGCCAATCCGGTGATTGGCGAGCGTGCCTACGGCGCAGACGCCGCACTGGTGACCCGTCATGGGCGGGCAGCGTTGGTCGGACATGCCTCCGGGGGAGTGGCCGCCTGCGTCAAGCACTTTCCGGGTCACGGCGACACGCATCTGGACAGCCATAAGGCCCTCCCCCGCGTCTCCAAAAGCCGCGCCGAACTGGACGCCACCGAATTTGCGCCCTTCCGCGACCTGTTGCCCGTGACGCCTGCCGTCATGACCGCTCACATCGTCTACGACGCCCTTGACGCTGTTCATCCTGCCACCCTGTCGCGCTCGATCCTCACCGATCTCCTCCGCGCTGAATGGGGTTACGATGGAATAACTCTGACAGATAGTATGGGAATGCAGGCCATTGATTCTCACTACGGACGCGGAGAAGCGGCGGTGCTGGCGCTGCGGGCCGGAGCCGATCTGGTCATGGCCCTTGGCCGCCGCGAAGCCCAGGAAGCCACCCTGAACGCCATGCAAGCCGCCTTGCCCACCCTGAATCCCACCGAACTGGATGCCAGCCTGCGCCGCCTGCAAGCGCTCGCCGCCGCCTATCCATCCGCACCCACTGATTTTGACCCCGTCGCCGACGCACCCCTGTTTGCCGAAGCCTGGGCGCGTGGCCTGAGTGCCTACCAAACACCGGTTGCACCTCTCCCCGGCTCCCGCGTGCTGCTGGTGGCCCAACGCCGTGTCGTGCGCGAAAACGTCAGCGAAGCCAGCGTAGATGCCAGCACCCTCGCCCGTGAACTGGGCACGGTGTATTCAGTGCAACTCCATGCCTACGACGCACCCGAAGAACTGGACTGGGCGGCCATTCGCGCCCTTGGCCTGCCCGTGATTCTCGCCACCACCACCCGCCACCGCCAACCCGCGTTGCTGGGCGTAGAGCCCGATTTGCATTTGGCTCTGTACAATCCCTATGCCGTGCTGGACGTGAATTCTCCGGCGGTGGTGGCGTTTGGATTTCGGCCCGAAGCCCGCACCGCGTTGCTGGGCTGGTTGGGCGGCCAGCGTTCCCTCACCGGACACTTGCCCTTTGCCGGGGCGCCGAAATGA
- a CDS encoding N-acetylmannosamine-6-phosphate 2-epimerase, with translation MTEHAPHSPLPAALTRLHGQLVVSVQADDGSPLREVVHIVALSRAALLGGAAGLRLRSAEDIRAVRAITGVPIVGLTKQTHPGTGVYITATPQEVQEVATAGADIVAFDGTDLPRPYSVAELAAAAHAAGALAMADISTLDEARAAYAAGADIVGTTMSGYTPHSPQQTGPDFALMEGLAAAGLPFIAEGRINSPELATLAFQTGALCVVVGSAITRPDHVTRWFVGALRGGTPDA, from the coding sequence ATGACCGAACATGCACCCCATTCTCCGCTGCCCGCCGCCCTGACACGCCTGCACGGGCAACTGGTGGTCAGCGTGCAGGCCGACGACGGCAGTCCACTTAGAGAAGTGGTGCATATCGTGGCGCTGAGCCGGGCAGCGTTATTGGGTGGGGCGGCAGGGTTGCGTCTGCGTTCGGCAGAAGACATCCGGGCAGTGCGGGCCATTACGGGCGTTCCGATTGTCGGGCTAACCAAACAGACGCACCCCGGAACCGGTGTGTATATCACCGCAACGCCGCAGGAAGTGCAGGAGGTAGCCACCGCCGGGGCAGACATCGTGGCCTTCGACGGAACCGATTTGCCGCGCCCTTACAGCGTGGCGGAGTTGGCAGCGGCAGCACACGCGGCAGGCGCTCTGGCGATGGCCGACATCAGCACCTTGGACGAAGCGCGGGCGGCATATGCGGCGGGGGCCGACATCGTGGGCACCACCATGAGCGGCTATACGCCCCACAGCCCGCAGCAGACCGGGCCAGATTTTGCGTTGATGGAGGGGTTGGCGGCAGCGGGCCTCCCCTTTATCGCTGAGGGGCGCATCAATTCGCCGGAGTTGGCGACGCTCGCCTTTCAGACTGGGGCATTGTGCGTGGTGGTGGGCAGCGCGATTACCCGCCCCGACCATGTGACACGCTGGTTTGTGGGGGCCTTGCGCGGAGGCACACCGGACGCATGA
- a CDS encoding prohibitin family protein translates to MTDNPSPGNTAENEATSTPKNSRPFLKMGNDAPVARKPPSRRLLWTVGGVVAAALLIGQSFKVIPAGYVGVVFSALSGVKPGVIQEGVHFVTPFVDRVNLYDARLQEITLAHTDEDGGESGAIRARSKEGLDITADVTVQFRIDRSKAAILHKELGRGYVQTVISPQIRSKVRDAIGQFSAADIISTQRQQVEGRITDALREVFTNNNLLLDAVLLRELRIPDSIAKAIELKQAAEQQVAVERNKLQQAEISAQRAVVEAEGAAKSAIAKARGDAEALTLRGRALRENPLLIQLTVAEKLSPGIQTVMLPADGNFLLDMKSLQTAAKTTKP, encoded by the coding sequence ATGACCGACAACCCCTCGCCGGGCAATACGGCGGAGAACGAAGCGACCAGCACGCCCAAAAATTCCCGCCCTTTTCTCAAGATGGGCAATGACGCGCCTGTAGCACGCAAGCCCCCTTCTCGCCGCTTGCTGTGGACGGTCGGCGGTGTGGTGGCGGCTGCTCTGCTGATCGGCCAGAGTTTCAAGGTGATTCCGGCGGGGTATGTCGGCGTGGTCTTTAGTGCCCTCAGCGGCGTGAAACCGGGCGTGATTCAGGAAGGTGTGCATTTTGTGACGCCGTTTGTAGACCGCGTGAACCTGTATGACGCCCGCCTGCAAGAAATTACGTTGGCCCACACCGATGAAGACGGCGGCGAGTCCGGTGCGATTCGGGCACGCAGCAAAGAAGGACTGGACATCACGGCAGACGTGACCGTGCAGTTCCGAATTGACCGCAGCAAGGCCGCTATTTTGCACAAGGAACTGGGGCGCGGCTACGTGCAGACCGTGATCAGCCCGCAAATTCGCTCCAAGGTGCGCGACGCCATCGGGCAATTTAGCGCCGCCGACATCATCAGTACGCAGCGGCAACAGGTCGAAGGCCGGATTACCGACGCCCTGCGCGAGGTGTTTACGAACAACAACCTGCTGCTCGACGCCGTGCTGCTGCGGGAACTCCGAATTCCCGACAGCATTGCCAAAGCCATCGAGTTAAAGCAGGCCGCCGAACAGCAGGTAGCGGTAGAGCGAAATAAGTTGCAACAGGCGGAAATCAGCGCCCAACGTGCGGTGGTGGAAGCCGAAGGCGCGGCCAAGTCTGCCATTGCCAAAGCACGCGGCGACGCCGAGGCCCTGACGCTGCGGGGGCGTGCCCTGCGTGAAAATCCGCTGCTGATTCAGCTCACAGTGGCCGAAAAACTGTCGCCGGGTATTCAGACCGTGATGTTGCCCGCCGACGGCAACTTTTTGCTGGACATGAAGAGTTTGCAGACGGCGGCGAAGACCACCAAACCATGA